A window of Citrus sinensis cultivar Valencia sweet orange chromosome 7, DVS_A1.0, whole genome shotgun sequence contains these coding sequences:
- the LOC102627918 gene encoding cytochrome P450 734A1-like has protein sequence MHPFVFIALFFLLLFILKLLHVMLWAPLKVQEHFKKQGINGPDYSLIKNIGEGMAMFEEAERSTVDPSNPNKFLHRVAPFYTNFADKYGKTFFLWGGPLPNINIGDPDMIKEILQTTGKGFFEKNDWDPLTKMLFAQGTIGLTGEKWSFHRRIVNQAFNNLPKIKAWVPDLVESTTHMLEKWEQLRGGEEEFEMEVNKEINNLSADIISKTAFGSSYSEGKRIFMLQEEQMYLASDTMRSVYFPGFKYVPTKKNRMRWKLEKEIRESVWRLIKSNRKSAENSRNLLTSLMTPHKNPDGKEEMLDVDEIIDECKGFYFAGKETTANLLTWAIVLLAQHQDWQHKAREEVLRVLGDKEPVADKLNELKLVTMILNETLRLYPPSPLILRKAAKDVTIGNIHIPANTRIVITTIAIHHDTEIWGQDAEQFNPLRFTESPKHLGIFLPFGLGPRICLGQNFALIEAKIILSMILRQYSFVVSPTYVHAPMLIFTMQPQHGAQIVFSKISN, from the exons atgcATCCATTTGTCTTTATTGCTCTCTTCTTTTTGCTTCTCTTCATCTTGAAACTACTACATGTAATGTTATGGGCTCCATTGAAAGTTCAAGAACACTTCAAAAAGCAAGGCATTAATGGACCTGATTActctttgataaaaaatattggcGAAGGCATGGCCATGTTTGAAGAAGCAGAAAGATCAACTGTGGATCCATCGAACCCtaacaaatttcttcatcgTGTTGCGCCATTTTACACTAATTTTGCTGACAAATATGGCAAAACATTCTTCCTTTGGGGTGGCCCTTTGCCTAACATCAACATTGGTGACCCAGATATGATCAAGGAGATTCTTCAAACCACTGGTAAAGGATTCTTTGAGAAAAATGATTGGGATCCTTTGACTAAAATGCTCTTTGCTCAGGGAACTATTGGCTTGACTGGTGAGAAATGGAGTTTCCATAGGAGAATCGTCAACCAGGCGTTCAACAATTTACCAAAGATTAAG GCATGGGTGCCGGATCTTGTTGAGAGCACCACACACATGCTGGAGAAATGGGAGCAATTAAgaggaggagaagaagaattcGAGATGGAAGTgaacaaagaaataaataatctaTCAGCAGATATTATATCGAAAACGGCTTTTGGAAGCAGTTACTCAGAAGGAAAACGTATCTTCATGTTGCAAGAAGAGCAAATGTATCTTGCCTCTGATACTATGAGAAGTGTCTATTTTCCCGGGTTCAA ATATGTGCCGACAAAGAAGAACAGAATGAGATGGAAATTGGAGAAAGAAATCCGAGAATCAGTGTGGAGGTTGATCAAAAGTAACAGAAAATCGGCTGAGAATTCGAGAAATTTGCTTACTTCTTTGATGACTCCTCACAAAAATCCTGACGGCAAAGAGGAAATGCTAGATGTGGATGAAATAATTGATGAATGCAAGGGCTTTTACTTTGCAGGAAAAGAAACAACAGCTAATCTTTTGACATGGGCAATTGTGCTCTTAGCACAGCATCAAGATTGGCAGCACAAGGCCAGAGAAGAAGTGCTTCGTGTGTTGGGTGACAAAGAGCCTGTTGCCGACAAGCTGAATGAACTTAAACTT GTGACAATGATTCTCAATGAAACGCTCAGACTCTATCCTCCATCACCGTTGATCTTAAGGAAAGCAGCGAAAGATGTCACAATTGGAAACATCCACATTCCTGCTAACACAAGAATCGTTATAACAACAATTGCTATCCATCACGACACTGAAATTTGGGGCCAAGATGCTGAGCAATTCAATCCCTTGAGATTTACTGAGTCTCCAAAGCACTTGGGGATATTTTTGCCATTTGGTTTGGGTCCAAGAATCTGCTTAGGCCAAAATTTTGCCTTGATTGAAGCTAAAATTATCCTTTCGATGATTCTAAGGCAATATTCCTTTGTAGTTTCTCCAACTTATGTTCATGCTCCCATGTTGATCTTCACAATGCAACCCCAACATGGTGCACAAATCGTTTTTAGCAAAATTTCAAACTGA